A window of the Arachis duranensis cultivar V14167 chromosome 5, aradu.V14167.gnm2.J7QH, whole genome shotgun sequence genome harbors these coding sequences:
- the LOC107487821 gene encoding uncharacterized protein LOC107487821, translating to MSTHGRGRGRGRGRIGTVTPGPAGNDPVDFMAALGNMAAAMQATAEALCNQINQGNHRNNNDEDGPITLATFLKVHPPTFRKTSNPTDADNWIQDMERALQAQQVPEEQWVEFGTYQLQGEAQYWWQGTRRILQPDGAVIPWEIFRTEFYKKYFPNSVRNAKELKLMQLKQGQMTVTEYTSRFEELCHFSRICQGAPEDFAEWKCIKYEGGLQSDILSFVAPMEIRVFSELVNKSRVAEDCLRKATSDKSDQRNFVRRDQGRNFAPRGQDFKRGSYTPQPHLDQNNFQRFSNNNRQGRGKGKQAQTPPNDLTCRRCGKYHPNTPCRAGLGVCYYCGEARHLSWNCPEKKKNQEAGKAQHQGRVFAMTADGAGSADTPIRGNHELIIEIFDCLA from the coding sequence ATGTCGACTCACGGACGCGGTCGCGGGCGAGGTAGAGGTAGGATAGGCACCGTTACTCCTGGTCCGGCAGGGAATGATCCAGTAGACTTCATGGCTGCCCTGGGAAATATGGCTGCGGCTATGCAGGCGACAGCCGAGGCACTGTGTAATCAGATAAACCAGGGTAATCACAGAAACAATAATGATGAGGACGGTCCCATAACACTTGCTACATTTCTGAAAGTTCACCCTCCGACCTTCAGGAAAACCTCAAATCCCACTGATGCAGACAATTGGATTCAGGATATGGAACGGGCACTGCAGGCTCAGCAGGTTCCCGAGGAGCAATGGGTTGAGTTTGGAACTTATCAGTTGCAGGGTGAGGCTCAGTATTGGTGGCAGGGGACACGACGTATCCTGCAGCCAGATGGCGCTGTGATTCCTTGGGAGATTTTTCGAACAGAGTTCTATAAGAAATACTTTCCTAATTCAGTCAGAAATGCCAAGGAACTTAAACTGATGCAGTTAAAGCAGGGACAGATGACTGTTACTGAGTATACTAGTAGGTTTGAGGAGTTATGTCACTTTTCTCGTATCTGTCAAGGTGCGCCTGAAGATTTTGCTGAGTGGAAATgtattaagtatgaaggaggtcTTCAAAGTGATATTCTGAGCTTCGTTGCACCAATGGAGATCAGAGTGTTTTCAGAACTGGTAAACAAAAGTAGAGTTGCTGAGGATTGTCTGAGAAAGGCGACATCAGATAAGAGTGATCAGCGAAATTTTGTTAGGAGAGATCAGGGAAGGAACTTCGCCCCTAGAGGACAAGATTTTAAGCGAGGCAGTTACACCCCACAACCACATTTGGATCAGAATAACTTCCAGAGATTCAGTAATAATAATAGACAGGGAAGAGGCAAAGGAAAGCAAGCTCAGACCCCACCAAATGATTTAACTTGTAGGAGGTGTGGAAAGTACCACCCGAATACTCCGTGCAGGGCTGGTTTAGGTGTATGCTACTACTGTGGTGAAGCTAGGCATTTGTCGTGGAATTGtccagaaaagaagaagaatcaagaagctggaaaggCACAACATCAGGGACGCGTGTTCGCTATGACAGCGGATGGTGCTGGAAGCGCAGATACTCCAATTAGAGGTAATCACGAACTGATAATCGAAATTTTCGACTGCCTTGCATAG